In Candidatus Brocadiaceae bacterium, one DNA window encodes the following:
- a CDS encoding valine--tRNA ligase: protein MASELPTRYEPEQIEGKTYAFWTQRNLFHAEPDRPGEPYTIVIPPPNVTAELHMGHALNNTLQDVFVRYRRMTGRNALWLPGTDHAGIATQNVVERGLAAEGRHRTDLGREKFIDRVWQWREKYGGRIIHQLKRLGCSCDWERERFTMDEGLSRAVVETFVRLHEKGLIYRGKYIVNWCPRCRTALSDIESEHEEHDGQLWFIRYPLRDDPRRTVLVATTRPETMLGDTAVAVHPDDERYAGLVGRTVVLPIIGREIPVVADEWVDRGFGTGAVKVTPAHDPNDFNLARRHGLPEVVVIDEDGRMTIEAGAQYEGMDRFECREALLEDLRALELLERVEPHRHSVGHCYRCHTVVEPYLSDQWYVKVKPLARRAAEAARDGRIRFHPARWRDFYLSWLDEARDWCVSRQIWWGHRIPVYYCTSCGNPVVAPQEPTECPACGAAELRRDEDVLDTWFSSALWPFSTLGWPDRTPELERYYPTSTLVTDRGIIYFWVARMVMMGLEFMGDVPFTDVYINGTVLDDQGRKMSKSLGNGIDPVKLIDLYGADAVRFSLVMLATEGQDLKLSESKFEMGRNFANKVWNAARFVLMNLEAAPAGPAAEPEPAFEDRWILSRLEAAVQSVTDALEAFRTHEVAQAAYEFFWHEFCDWYLEIVKPRLLPDAPPATAAAARETLATVLDSSLRLLHPVVPFVSEELWQHLRETARAAGLQAAEAMDAEALIVAPWPAARPARRDEGLEGEMALVQDVVRAIRSIRKEKGVHDRKPVRVTISTPDEATDRLIAARLPFLREMAVLEGVEHGVFAPKPHRCLTTVVGTIELFVQLEGLVDIEGERARLEKQRAEVERLIAGVESALHNEAFRANAPEAVVQQRLDRAEELRAQLTKIIQNLADLE, encoded by the coding sequence ATGGCAAGTGAACTGCCGACCCGGTATGAACCGGAGCAGATTGAAGGCAAGACCTACGCCTTCTGGACGCAGCGCAACCTGTTCCATGCGGAGCCCGACCGGCCCGGCGAGCCCTACACGATCGTGATCCCGCCGCCGAACGTCACGGCCGAACTCCACATGGGCCACGCGCTCAACAACACGCTCCAGGACGTCTTCGTCCGCTACCGCCGCATGACCGGCCGCAACGCCCTGTGGCTGCCCGGCACGGACCATGCCGGGATCGCCACCCAGAACGTCGTCGAACGCGGACTCGCCGCCGAGGGCCGCCATCGCACGGACCTCGGACGCGAGAAGTTCATCGACCGCGTCTGGCAGTGGCGCGAGAAGTACGGCGGCCGCATCATCCACCAGCTCAAGCGGCTCGGCTGCTCCTGCGACTGGGAACGGGAACGCTTCACCATGGACGAAGGTCTCAGCCGCGCCGTGGTTGAGACCTTCGTCCGTCTGCACGAAAAGGGCCTGATCTACCGCGGCAAGTACATCGTCAACTGGTGCCCGCGATGCCGCACTGCCCTGTCCGACATCGAGTCCGAACACGAGGAACACGACGGGCAGCTGTGGTTCATCCGCTACCCGCTCCGGGACGACCCCCGGCGCACCGTCCTGGTCGCCACCACCCGGCCCGAGACGATGCTGGGCGACACGGCCGTGGCCGTGCATCCGGACGACGAACGCTACGCCGGCCTGGTCGGCCGCACAGTCGTCCTGCCGATCATCGGCCGTGAGATCCCCGTCGTCGCCGACGAATGGGTGGACCGCGGCTTCGGCACGGGCGCCGTGAAGGTCACGCCCGCCCACGACCCGAACGACTTCAACCTGGCGCGCCGCCACGGCCTGCCCGAGGTGGTCGTCATCGACGAAGACGGCCGCATGACGATCGAGGCGGGCGCGCAGTACGAGGGCATGGACCGGTTCGAGTGCCGTGAGGCGCTCCTGGAGGACCTCCGGGCACTCGAACTGCTCGAGCGGGTCGAACCGCACCGCCACTCCGTCGGCCACTGCTACCGCTGCCACACCGTGGTGGAGCCCTACCTGTCCGACCAGTGGTACGTGAAGGTGAAGCCCCTGGCCCGGCGCGCCGCCGAGGCCGCACGGGACGGGCGCATCCGCTTCCATCCCGCCCGTTGGCGGGACTTCTACCTGAGCTGGCTCGACGAGGCCCGGGACTGGTGCGTCAGCCGCCAGATCTGGTGGGGCCACCGCATACCCGTCTACTACTGCACCTCCTGCGGCAACCCCGTCGTCGCCCCCCAGGAGCCGACCGAGTGCCCGGCCTGCGGCGCGGCCGAGCTGCGCCGCGACGAAGACGTGCTCGACACCTGGTTCTCCAGCGCCCTCTGGCCCTTCAGCACGCTCGGCTGGCCGGACCGCACGCCCGAACTGGAACGCTACTACCCCACCAGCACGCTCGTCACCGACCGCGGCATCATCTACTTCTGGGTCGCCCGCATGGTCATGATGGGCCTGGAGTTCATGGGCGACGTGCCCTTCACCGACGTCTACATCAACGGCACCGTGCTGGACGACCAGGGGCGCAAGATGTCCAAGTCCCTCGGCAACGGCATCGACCCGGTCAAGTTGATCGACCTCTACGGCGCCGACGCCGTGCGCTTCTCGCTCGTGATGCTGGCCACCGAGGGCCAGGACCTGAAGCTCAGCGAGTCCAAGTTCGAGATGGGCCGCAACTTCGCCAACAAGGTGTGGAACGCCGCCCGGTTCGTGCTGATGAACCTGGAGGCGGCTCCGGCCGGCCCGGCCGCCGAGCCCGAGCCCGCCTTCGAGGACCGCTGGATCCTCAGCCGCCTGGAAGCCGCCGTGCAGTCGGTCACAGACGCCCTGGAGGCATTCCGCACGCACGAGGTCGCCCAGGCCGCCTACGAGTTCTTCTGGCACGAGTTCTGCGACTGGTACCTGGAGATCGTCAAGCCCCGCCTCCTGCCGGACGCCCCCCCCGCCACGGCCGCGGCCGCCCGCGAGACGCTGGCCACGGTGCTGGACAGCTCCCTGCGGCTGCTGCACCCGGTGGTGCCGTTCGTCAGCGAGGAACTCTGGCAGCACCTGCGCGAGACCGCCCGGGCCGCCGGCCTGCAGGCGGCCGAAGCCATGGACGCCGAGGCGCTGATCGTCGCCCCCTGGCCCGCCGCCCGGCCCGCTCGCCGCGACGAAGGGCTCGAAGGCGAGATGGCGCTCGTGCAGGACGTCGTCCGCGCGATCCGCAGCATCCGCAAAGAGAAGGGCGTCCATGACCGCAAGCCCGTCCGCGTCACCATCAGCACGCCCGACGAGGCGACCGACCGCCTGATCGCGGCCCGCCTGCCCTTCCTGCGCGAGATGGCGGTGCTGGAAGGCGTCGAACACGGCGTCTTCGCCCCGAAGCCCCACCGCTGCCTCACCACGGTCGTGGGCACGATCGAGTTGTTCGTGCAACTGGAGGGCCTGGTGGACATCGAGGGCGAGCGCGCACGCCTGGAGAAGCAGCGCGCGGAGGTCGAGCGGCTCATCGCCGGCGTCGAATCCGCGCTGCACAACGAGGCATTCCGCGCCAACGCACCCGAGGCCGTCGTGCAGCAGCGCCTGGACCGCGCCGAGGAACTGCGCGCCCAGCTCACCAAGATCATCCAGAACCTGGCGGATCTGGAGTAG
- a CDS encoding DUF2062 domain-containing protein: MFRRHWLRRQRRLSKALRGTFIHRWLGEHLFRTALWAPDRRAVAGGVALGLFIAFTPTIPFQMLLAAAGALLLKVNLPAAVAGVWVTNPVTAVPVFLAARRLGVHMLHDTWLFDLIQGFIPPDRRYAMFLNQAAYLWTGSLVLSTVAALGGWAFVNVAWTLLARKRPADRNGPRGDRAEPPAGATPDPPGSG; encoded by the coding sequence ATGTTCCGGCGGCACTGGCTGCGCAGGCAGAGGAGGCTCTCGAAGGCCCTCCGGGGCACGTTCATCCACCGCTGGTTGGGCGAGCACCTGTTCCGAACGGCACTCTGGGCACCCGATCGGAGGGCGGTGGCCGGCGGGGTGGCCCTCGGGCTGTTCATCGCGTTCACGCCGACGATTCCGTTCCAGATGCTGCTGGCCGCCGCCGGCGCGCTGCTGCTGAAGGTCAACCTGCCCGCAGCCGTCGCGGGGGTCTGGGTGACCAACCCGGTCACCGCCGTGCCCGTCTTCCTGGCCGCGCGCAGGCTCGGGGTCCACATGCTGCACGATACCTGGCTGTTCGACCTGATCCAGGGGTTCATCCCCCCGGACAGGCGGTACGCGATGTTCCTCAACCAGGCCGCCTATCTGTGGACGGGTTCGCTGGTGCTGAGCACCGTGGCGGCGCTGGGGGGCTGGGCGTTTGTGAACGTTGCGTGGACGCTGCTGGCGCGGAAGCGGCCCGCCGACCGGAACGGGCCGCGGGGCGACCGGGCGGAGCCGCCGGCCGGCGCTACTCCAGATCCGCCAGGTTCTGGATGA